TCTACTTCCAGAGAATACAGAATTGTCAAGAAATATGAAAATGAAGGTCTCGACAGCTATGAAGAGCACTTTAAAATTGCCGGTTTAAAATTAAGCCGTGGACAGCAAAATCTTTCTGATGGAATTATCAGTGGTACCTGGACTGCTGCGGGTAGTCCGAAAAATCACAAATTATTTGTTGACCACATGCTACAGGATGAAAAAATTCTTGAATTTCAGTTCTAATTTCCCTTTATTCACTTTAACTATTTAGCTTTGCATCATGCATAGAGAACAAATCTCCGTATTCGATATTTTTAAAATCGGGATAGGCCCGTCAAGTTCACACACTCTTGGTCCCTGGAGGGCCGCTCAGCAGTTTACTGCTTCCTTAGCCAGTAAGCATTTGCTGGATAGTGTAGAACAGATAAAAATATTGCTTTATGGTTCTCTTGCCAAAACTGGTCATGGCCACGGTACCGATATTGCTATTCTTCTGGGAATGGTTGGTGCTGATCCGGTAACATTTGACGTCAATGCAATTGACTCAACTATTGAAGCTATCAAAACCGGGCAGCAGCTATCTCTTGCAGGCAGCCATCAGATCTCTTTCAATTATACAGACGACCTTATTTTTCTATATCATGAAAGCCTTCCTTTTCACCCTAATGCAGTTACTTTTCAGGCATTTTTGAGTAACGGCACTGCATTCTCTGAAACTTATTATTCCATTGGAGGAGGCTTTGTAGTCAAAGAAGGTGAAACAGGCGGAGATAAAGAACAAGTAGAATTACCTTTCCCTGTTGAAATTGCAGGAGACTTATTACACTGGTGTTTAACCACGGGATTAAAGGTTTCTGAAGTGGTCATGGAAAATGAACTGATGTGGCGCACTGAGGCAGAAACTAAACACGGTATTCTCCAGCATTTTAAAGTCATGAAAGAATGTACTTTCAGAGGCTGCCATACAGGTGGATTTTTACCTGGCGGATTAAATGTTGGCCGCAGAGCTACAGCTTTAAATAAAAGACTGATTGGAAACAGACCGTACACCGACTATGAAAGCTGGATACAAGCAATCAGAGCCGGAGGAAATGGTTTTAATTATACTTTAGACTGGGTAAGTTGCTTCGCCCTGGCAGTGAATGAAGAAAATGCTTCATTTGGCCGCGTGGTTACCGCCCCTACAAATGGAGCTGCGGGAGTAATTCCGGCAGTATTACAATATTATATCGCTTTTTGCGATGGTTTTGATGAAGAGAAAATCATACAGTTCATTGCCTGTGCATCTGAAATAGGCAGTATCTTCAAAAAAGGAGCAACTATATCAGCTGCAATGGGTGGCTGTCAGGCTGAAATCGGCGTATCTTCTGCCATGGCTGCTGCTGCCCTGACCGAATGTATGGGAGGTTCACAACGACAGGTGATGATGGCAGCTGAAATTGCTATGGAACATCATCTGGGCTTAACCTGTGACCCTATTGGCGGTCTTGTACAGATTCCATGTATTGAGAGAAATACAATGGGTGCAATTAAAGCAATTACTGCAAGCCAGCTGGCCTTACAAAGTAATCCCGATAAAGCCAAAGTAAGTTTAGGTGCTGTTGTCAACACAATGTGGGAAACCGCATTGGATATGAACTCCAAGTACAAAGAAACTTCGGACGGTGGTTTAGCCACTAATATCCCGATCAGCTTACCGGAGTGTTAATTTTTAAAAGCTTTAATGACTGATGGACTAAGCGCTTCTGCCCATTCCTTATACATTTTTCCTGAAGGGTGAAGTCCGTCTGTTGTAATGAGTGAAGCATCAGCCGATGCTTTTCTTGAACCCGGTGTAATATCTGTATAGCTTATTCCTGCCTGAAGCGTTTCTTCTCTGTTAACCGTATTAAAAGCATCAATTTCTCTGGCAATAGCCTTCACATCTCTGCCACTTTGTGCACCGTAGGCAGTCGAGCCCCAGTCAGGGATAGATACCACAAAAACATGTGCAGTATTTCCTCCTGCAAAGCCAACAGCAGTTTTGAGCAGCTCTTTAAACTCATTACGGTAAATAGCTATTGAGTTACCACGATAC
This portion of the Pedobacter lusitanus genome encodes:
- a CDS encoding L-serine ammonia-lyase; protein product: MHREQISVFDIFKIGIGPSSSHTLGPWRAAQQFTASLASKHLLDSVEQIKILLYGSLAKTGHGHGTDIAILLGMVGADPVTFDVNAIDSTIEAIKTGQQLSLAGSHQISFNYTDDLIFLYHESLPFHPNAVTFQAFLSNGTAFSETYYSIGGGFVVKEGETGGDKEQVELPFPVEIAGDLLHWCLTTGLKVSEVVMENELMWRTEAETKHGILQHFKVMKECTFRGCHTGGFLPGGLNVGRRATALNKRLIGNRPYTDYESWIQAIRAGGNGFNYTLDWVSCFALAVNEENASFGRVVTAPTNGAAGVIPAVLQYYIAFCDGFDEEKIIQFIACASEIGSIFKKGATISAAMGGCQAEIGVSSAMAAAALTECMGGSQRQVMMAAEIAMEHHLGLTCDPIGGLVQIPCIERNTMGAIKAITASQLALQSNPDKAKVSLGAVVNTMWETALDMNSKYKETSDGGLATNIPISLPEC
- a CDS encoding GDSL-type esterase/lipase family protein yields the protein MESFPYQLTVSLSKQALNLSAPKIIATTGWTTGELIAGIKAENLNRKYDLVTLLIGVNNQYRGNSIAIYRNEFKELLKTAVGFAGGNTAHVFVVSIPDWGSTAYGAQSGRDVKAIAREIDAFNTVNREETLQAGISYTDITPGSRKASADASLITTDGLHPSGKMYKEWAEALSPSVIKAFKN